A stretch of DNA from Thalassospiraceae bacterium LMO-SO8:
GCGCATGGCCCGCGACATGCACGGCGGCAACGGCATCGCGGATGAATTCCATATCATCCGGCACCTTCTTAACCTTGAAACGGTTAATACGTACGAAGGCACCCACGATATCCACGCCCTGATCCTGGGCCGGGCGCAAACGGGCATTCAGGCCTTCACGGCGTAATCCCGGGCCGGAGGCGACCCCATGGCTCCATCCGCCGACGTCCCGGACTTGTTCGCCGGCGACGATGACGTCTGGTGCCAGATCGTCAACCGCACGCCGGGCCCGGTCCGCCGGGGGGCGCTATTCCTCGACCGTGACGGCGTCATGGTCGAGGAACAGCCCTATCTGCACCGCATCGAGGACGCCTGCCTGGTCCCCGGCACCGTGGCCGCCATTCGCGCGGCCAACGCCCGGGCCATGCCCGTCGTCGTGGTGACCAATCAGGGCGGCATCGGGCTCGGAAAGTACGACTGGGCCGATTTCGCCCGCCTACAGGACTGGATGTGGGCGCAGCTGGCCCAGGCCGACGCCTTCGTCAACGCGATCCTCGCCTGCCCGCATCATCCAAAGGGCCGTGGCCTGCTGCGGGTGTCGAACCATCCGGACCGCAAGCCCAACCCCGGCATGCTGTTGCGTGCGTTGGAAATTCTGCCCATCGACGCAGGGGCGTCCTGGATGGTCGGCGACCGCGTGATCGACGTTCAGGCCGCCAAGGCCGCCGGCCTTGCCGGTGCGGTGCATATGCGATCGTCTCATCAGGATTCCGAAGCCGAACGCGGCAAGGCGGCCGCGCTGGCCGACGCCGGGTTCCGGGTCCGCGCCTGTGACGACGCGGATACATTGACGGAGGCCCTGAGCCCCTTGTGGGCGCAGGGCTGAAAACGGCCGGGCCGAGCGCTTTATTCGCCGCCGTAATGGATGTAGTCGGCCCAGGTCCGCTCAAGCCGTTGCAAGGCTTGGCAGACCTCCTCAACCTTCGGCTCGTCGATGTATTCGCTGAAGGCGTTGGCGTTGTGATCCTCAAGCGCCTTGACCTGCTTGACCACGGCCCGCGCCTTGTCCGTCAGCTGCACCGTGATGGACCGCTTGTCGTGCAGGGAGCGTTCCTGGGTCAGATAGCCCATGTCCGTCAGTTTCTTGATGTTGTAGGACACGTTGGAGCCCTGATAATAGCCGCGTTCGACCAGATCGCGGATGGCCATGGCCTCGTCCCCGATATTGGCCAGCAGCAAGGCTTGCACGCCGTTCAGATCGCGCACCCCCAGGCGGTTCAGTTCAGCCCGGATGACGTCGAGAAAGCGCCGATGCAGGCGCTCGATCAGGCGCGTCAATTCGGAATAGGTTCGGCTCACGTGACGTCTCCTCTGTCTCAAGACTGTTATATTTTCTGTCCCATTTCGCAACAACCAAGTCAGACTCCGGTATCAAGCCGTGGTAACGGCCCTATGGCCCACCGTGGCGCGGCGTTGTAGGCTCTGGTCATGACCGCGCCGTCCCGCACATTTCGGCGAATCTTCCTCGCCGCCACCCTGCTGTCCGTCGCCGCCTGCGCCACGGACAAGGTGCCGACGCCGGACGAGATCAAGCAGGACAACGCCGACAGCCGCGCGCGTCAGCTCGTGCGGGTCGGCGACGCATCCCGCGCCGGCGGCGACAGCGCCTCCGCCCTCGCCTTCTACCAGCGCGCCCAGGCCATGCGCCCCGACTGGGACGAACCCTACCGCCGCACGGGCGAGACCGCCCTGGCGCTCGGCATGGCGGAAGAGGCCGCCGCGGCCTATACCCGCCTGACCACCCTGGCGCCGGACGACGCGGCCGCCCTCTTGGGCTTGGGCCAGGCCCTCGTCGCCCTCGACCGCCCGGCGGAAGCCGCCGACGCCTTCACCCGCGCCCAGGCGGCGGCCCCCAAGGACCACCGCCCCCTCAACGGCCTCGGCATCGCGCGCGACCTTGCGGGCGACCATGCCGGGGCGCAGGATTTCTACCGCCGGGGCCTCGCCCTGGCCCCGGACAGCCTGTCCCTGAAGAACAACCTGGGCCTGTCCCTGGCTTTGTCCGGTGCCTACGCGGAAGCGATCCGGGTGCTGGGCGATGCCGCCAAGTCGCCTGGCGCGGGCCCCCGCGGACGCCAGAACCTGGCCCTGGTCTACGGCCTGTCCGGCGACACGGACCGCGCCGCCAAGATCGGCCGCCTGGATTTGACCGAATCTCAGGTGCAGAGCAACCTCAGGCGTTACGAAGCCCTGCGGAAACTATCGGACAAGGCCCGGGCGCGGGCCGTGCACACGGGCCAAGGCCCGGACGGCTAGGTCTCCGCCGCCCCGGCCGCGGGTAAAGCGGCCGGAGGACGGCACCCCTCCGTCCTCCGGCCAGGTGGTCCGCCTGACCCCTAAAGTGAAGGCGGCTCACCCAACTTATCCTCAATCTCTCCGGCACTCATTTCAGACCTCCCAGTCCGTCGATGGCGCTGATCACGGCCGGCCCCAGCAGCACGACGAACAGCGCCGGCAGAATGAACATGATCAGCGGCACGGTCAGCGTCGCCGGCAGACGCGCGGCCTTTTCCTCGGCCCGCATCATGCGGTCGTTGCGGAATTCCGTGGACAGCACGCGCAAGCTGAGCGACAGCGGCGTGCCGTATTTCTCCGTCTGCTGCAGGGAATTGACGACGCCCCGGATCGACGCCAGGGCCGTGCGCGCCGACAGGTTGTCGAGGGCCTGGCGGCGGTCCGGCAGGAAGCCCAACTCGACCGCGCAGATGCTCAATTCCTCCGCCAGTTCCGGACAGGCCGGCCCGGTCTCCCGCGCCACCCGCGTCAGGGCCGCGTCGAGGGCAAGGCCGGCCTCGGTACAGATGACCAACAGGTCGAGGGCGTCCGGCAGGCCCTTCTGCAAGACCTGCTGGCGCTTCTGCCGGATGTTGGCGACGAAGACCTCGGGCGCGTAGGCGCCGGCGACCACCGCGGCGATGGCGACGAACAGCTTCATCATCCCCGACATCGCCCACAGGTTCGCGACATAGACCAAGACCACGGCAACGGCCCCCAACACAAAGGGCAACGCAAGCTTGGCGAACAGATAGATGACCAGCGCGTCCTTGGACCTGAACCCGGCCTGGGCCAGGCGCAAGGTGATGGCGTCGGCCTGCTGCGTCTTCAAAAGCTTCAGGCGCAGGGCCACCCGGCGCATGAAATCGACCGTGGTCTCGCGCCGCCGCGCGCGGTTGCCCTGGGCCGCCAGCATGGCCTGACGCAGTTCGTCCCGGTGCAGGCCGACGTTTTTGATACGCTGCGCCATGGGGTCGCGGACCAACAACGCCGTCCATACCGCATAGACCGCGAAGCCCGCCGCCAGGGCCGCCATCGCGGTGATCAGGTCGGCCACACCCAGGCCGGGAATCAGGTCGAGGGCGCTCATATCTCGAACCTCACCATGCGGCTCATGACGAACACGCCCATGCCCATGGCGACCAGCCCGCCGCCCAGAATGAGACGCCCGCGCGGATCCGTGAACAGCAGGGATTCATAACCCGGGTTCATCATGTAAATGATGCAGAACATGATGAACGGCAGAGACCCCAGGATCATGGCGCTGGCCTTGGCTTCCGACGACATGGCCTTGATCTTCAGCTTCATCTGCCGGCGGCGGCGCAGGATATCCGACAGATTGGCCAGGGTTTCGGCCAGGTTGCCGCCCGTTTCCTGCTGCACGGACAGGCTGACCACGAAGAACTTGAACTCGGGAATGTCCAGGCGATGGGCCGCCGCCCACAGGGCGTCGTTGATCTTGGCCCCGAACTTGACCTCGTCGGTGATGCGGCGGAACTCGACGCCGACCGGCTCGGCCAGTTCGCGGCCCACGGCCTTGATGCATTCCGTGACCGGCAGGCCGGACCTGAGCCCCCGGACCATCAGGTCGATGGCGTCGGGGAACAGGTTGTTGAACCTGTTCTGCCGCCGCGCCGCCATCGTGGACACGGCAAGATGCGGCAACAACAACCCGGCGGCCGACGCCGACAGCGCGGACAGCACGGGATGCAGATGCAGGACCAGGAACAGGGCCACGAACACGACCGCCACCAATCCCGCCGACACGCATAGATAGCCCGTGACCGACATCCGTTTGCCGGTCCGCGCCAGCCGCTTGCGCAGGCTGGCGGTACGCGGCAGCAAGCGGCCCAGTGATTTCTCGACCCCCCTGCCCGCCCCGTCGTCGCGGCGCAAGGTCACGGCGGCCCTGCCGCTGGGCATCGCCTTGGCCGGCCCGACCGCGGCCACGCGGCGGGCCAGGATACGGGCACGATTGGATCGTCCCGCCCCAAGCCCGAACCAGCCGGTCAGAAAGGTGACGAACACGCCGAGCGATATCAGCAGGATTTCCATGGCCGCCGCTACCCCGCCCGCTGCGTCATATGGTCGGGTTGGGACATGGCCTCCAGCAATGCCTTTTCCAGGCCGAAATACTTGGCGTTGGCGGCGAAGGCCGGGCGCAGGCCGGTCGACTTGAAGGCGCCGAAAAGCTTGCCGTCCGCGTCTTCGCCCTCGAACTCGAAGGTGAACAGGTCCTGGGTCGTGACGACCTCGCCCTCCATGCCCACAACCTCGGTGATATGGGTGATGCGGCGCACGCCGTCGCGCATGCGGGCGATCTGCACGATCATGTTGACGGCCCCCGCGATCTGCGCGCGCACGGCCTCGTTGGGCAGCTTGACCCCGGCCATGGCGACCATGTTCTCCAACCGGGTCAGGGCTTCGCGCGGGCGGTTGGCGTGGATGGTGCACAACGAGCCGTCATGGCCCGTGTTCATGGCCTGCAACATGTCGAGCGCCTCGCCGGCGCGGATTTCGCCCAGGATGATGCGGTCCGGGCGCATGCGCAGGCAGTTCTTCACCAGTTCGCGCTGGGTGATCTCGCCCTCGCCCTCCAGGTTGGCGGGCCGGGTTTCCAGGCGCACCACATGGGGCTGCTGCAATTGCAATTCGGCCGCATCCTCGATGGTCACGATGCGCTCGCCGGGGTCGATCATACGCGACAGGGCGTTCAGCAAGGTCGTCTTGCCCGACCCCGTGCCGCCGGAAATGATGATGTTGAGGCGCGACCGCCCGGCGATGCGCAGCACCGTCGCCATGGCCGGCGACAGGTTATTCTGCTGCTCCATCTTTTCCATCGTGATCTTCTGCTTGGCGAACTTGCGGATGGAAATGGACGGCCCGTCGATGGCGAGCGGCGGAATGATGACATTGACCCGCGATCCGTCGGCCAGGCGCGCGTCGCACAGCGGCGAGGTCTCGTCGACCCGCCGCCCGATGGCGGACACGATGCGCTGCGCCACGTTCAGAACATGGGCATTGTCGCGAAACCGAGCGTCGGCCAATTCCAGGCGCCCGCCGCGCTCCACGTAGACCTGGTCCGGGCCGTTGACCATGATGTCGGTGACCTTGTCGTCGGCCAGCAGCGGCTCCAACGGGCCCAGGCCGAGCATGTCGTTGAGCAGCATGGTCACCAGACCACGCTGCTCGATCAGGTTAAGGTGCAGTTTCTCGTCGGCCAGGATTTCGGCGACCAAATCCGTCACCTGGCGAGCCATCTCGGCGCGCGGCAATTCGGCCGCCTTGGACACATCCATGCGCGCCATCAACAGGGGCTGAACCCGTTCCTTGGCGAGCCCCGTAGGGTCGAGCACCGTCGCACGGCCACCCGCCGCGCCGGCGCCCGGCAGGTCCATCAAGCGGTTGAGCAATTCCGTGATGACGTCGCGGCGTTCGGCTTCGAACAGAGGGTCGCCGGACATCCTGCTTTCGGCATCGAGAATGACGCCGATGCAGGCCGCGCGGTCACCCCGGCTGTAATCCGGACTCAACAGATCCTTCGCACCGATCCGAACGCTGGGCCAAATCTTGTCGATCGCGCGGGCAACGGTTTCGGGGCGGTACTCTTCCGCGGCTTCGACGTCGTGCACCGGCGGTTCCGGCACCGGGTCCGCCCCCGCAAGAGTATCACCCTGGCCGGCGACCGGAACCGGATCCGCATCGCCCGGCGCGGGAAGACGATGTGCCGACAGGGCAACGACTTTCGAGGTATCTCTGCGTCCGAAGCTCATGACAGCCTCCTATTTCCGTCCGCCGAGGATCAGGCCGAACAGGGAGCGGACCGGCGTCTCATCGCTGTCGCCGACCGCCAGATCGCGGGCCATGGCGAGGATCACCTTGGATGCCTTGGCCCGGGGCGCTAGATGCACCATGGGCTTGCCCGTGGCCTGCGCCTGCGCCTGAACCTTGATCTCGTCGGGAACCACGTAGGCGGGTTTGGGCAGGCCGCCCTTGACCGCGTCGGCTTCGCTCAGCTCCCCATTCTTCGCCGCCCCGCCCTTGTTGAGGACGATCAGCACCGGCAGGTCGGACCCGGCCAGGGCCTGGGCCGCGTCCTTGAGGCGCAGCGCGTCGCGCAGACCCGCCAGGGTCGGCTCCGTCACCAGAAACAGACGGTCCAGGTGCTTCACATGATCGCCCAGGCGCCAGCGCGGCAAGTCCGCGATCACATGGTCGAAGGCGCCGGTCAGCATGTCGAACAGGACATCGAGCGCTCCCTCGGCGACCGCCGGTTCCGCCGATACGTCCTCTTCCCCCGCCAGCAGGGACAGATTGTCCGTCGCGCGCACCATGGCGCGTTCCATGAACAGGCTGTCGATGCGGCCGGGATTGTCGAGCGCTTCCTTGAAGCCGCGGCCCGGTTCCAGGTCCAGCATCATGGCGGCGGTGCCGAACCGCAGGTCGAGATCGACCAAAGCGCATTTGCCGGGTGCTTCGACCGACAGCGCCCAGGCAAGATTGACGGCGACCGTGCTGGCCCCCGCCCCGCCGCGCGCCGACAGCACGCCCGTGACCGTGCCGCGCCTGACGGCGGTGACCGCCGTGTCACCCTGGTCCGGTTCCGCCGCCGCCCCCAGGCGCGCCAAGGCCGCCGTCAATTGCGGCCCGGCCACCGGCTTGACCAGATAGTCGGACACGCCAAGGTCGATCAGCGTACGATAGACCCCGACGTCGTTGACAGCACCCAGGACCAGGACCCGGGTATCCGGCTGGCAGACCTCGGCAAATTCGTTCACCGCCGCGACCAGATCCGTATGCTCGGCAAGATCGAGAACCAGATGACGGGCGGGCACGACCTCGGCCAGGGTGGCGAGGGCCGCGTTCGTGCCGCCCACGTAAACATCGCCGGAAAAACCCGCATCCTCGGCCGCGCGTTCAAGCTGGCTGCGGGTGACCTCGTCGGTGACGAAGGCCATGAAGGGCTTGGGCTTGCCTGCCGCCGCCGGGGCGGGCTTCTTTTCCGGGGCCGGGGTCATTTGCCGGCTCCCTCGCCGCCGGCGGGCGCACCCGTGCCGGCCGCAGGCGCCTGCGACGTCGCGCCGCCCAGAAGCGGCTTGGTCTCGCCCTTGCGATAGCGCTGGATGCCCAACACCTGGGCCTCGCCGTCGGCAGGCCCGCCGTCGCGCCCCCATATCAGATCGCCCGGGTTGGCGACCATCAGGCCGAGATTGACCGCCGTGGCGCAGCCCCAATTGCCCGTGGGCTGGTTGTCGTGGGTGACGCCGCTGCGATCCGTCCAATCGGGACATGCCGGCAAGGCGACCTGATATCGATGGACAACCAGACGCACCGTGTCGGCCGCCATCTTGGGATCGTCGTCGATGACCAGACCGGCGGCCAGTCGCTTGAGCTTCAGATAGGCCGCAATCCGCTCGGCCCGGCCGCGCGCGATCTCGCCGCCGCCGGCCGGGATGGCGATTTCCAGGGCGTCGGCGCGGTCGACCTTCTGACGCGCCAGAAAGGCGTCGATGTCGCGGCCCGCCGTGGCGTCCAGGGTCACGGCCCCCTGAGGGAAGGCGACCTTGTGGGCGATGGCGACAGGCTGCACGCGGGGCTGTCGCGCGGCGGGCGGATCGTAGGGCGCATAGGCCTTGAAATCGGGGATATGGTCGCAGGCGCCGAGCAGGATCAGGCACAACAGACCGGCCCAGGTGCTGCCCGCATGGGCGCCGGCCCGCCAACCGACGGCCTGCCCCTTGCCGCCGCACCCGCCGCCGACGCCGCGGTCCCAGATGGTGGGCTTGCGCTTCGCGGCGGAAACGAACGCGGCCGGCTTCGTCTTGGCCGTGCGGGGCTTCGTATAAATTCGGTTCGGGGTGTTCATGGCAATGCTCCTGGGGTGTGAAGACATTGGGGGATGCGGGTAGCGGGTTCTCAATCCTCGAAGGTGAAGCCGACGGGGCCGATCAGCGCCCGGCCGTCCTTGGCCACGGTCCGGGGCTTGGCCGGGGTGTCGGCATGGCGGCCCGTCGAGCCGCCGATGATGCGTTCGATGTCGTGGGGCGCCTGATAGCCGTCCGTGGGCGCCGCCAGTTTGCGCGTCGGCGACGGTTTGACGATGTAGGGGGTGACGATGATGACCAGTTCGGATTCCTCGCGCTGGAAGCGGTCGGACTTGAACAGGCTGCCCAGCACCGGCACATCACCGAGCCCGGGAAATTCGGAAATGCTGTGGGTCACGTTGTTCTGCAGCAGGCCGGCGATGGCGAAGCTCTGGCCGCTGCCCAGTTCCACCGTGGTTTCCGCCCGCCGCGTGGTCAGCGACGGGATCTGGAAGTTGTTCAGGGTCACCGCGTTGGCGTTGGACAACTGGCTGACCTCGGGGCGGACGTGCAGGTTGATGCGGCTGTCGCCGGAAATCGTCGGCGTGAAGGCCAACGACACGCCGAACTCCTTGAACTCGATGACCACCCGGTCGTTGCCCTCCGGCACCAGGATCGGGAACTCGCCGCCCGCGAGGAAGCTCGCCGTCTCGCCCGACATGGCGGTCAGGTTGGGTTCGGCCAGCACGGTGACCAGGCCTTCTTCCTCCAGCGCGTCGATGACGCCGTTGACGTCGAAGGTGAACTTGCCGTTGCCGGCGGAAAACTGGCCCGGATTGACGGTCAGGGTCTGGCTGATGACGTTGGCCGCGAAGGGGTTGGCCGTGGCGACACCGAAGGCGAAGGCGCCGATGGAGCCGACGGCGCTCCAGTTGAATCCCAACTGCTTGTCCACGTCACGCGACACCTCGGCGACACGGACCCGCAGGTTGACCTGGTTGGGGGCATCGACGCCCAGGCGGTTGATGACGTTTTCCGGCGCCCCCGCGAAGGACACGGCGAGGCGGCGAATGTCCTCGGCCTTCGACGCGGAAGGCACGATGCCGTCGACGATCAGCGCGCCGTCGATACTGTCGACCGTGACGTCATGGTCCGGCGCCAGCTTGGCCAAGGCATCGCGCAGACGCGACAGGTTGTGGCCGACGGTGATATCCACGTTGGCCAGCACCCGTTCGGCCTGATCGACGGCGTACAGGGTCGTCTCGCCCGGCGCCTTGGCGAACAGGTAGACCAGGGACGGCGACTTGACCTGCACGTCGGCGATGCGCGGATCGGCGATGAACACGGTGGAGGCCGGACGCAGCAGGCGCACCAGACGGCCCTTGTTGACCTCCATCTTGATGTTGGCACCGGCGGGGCTGATGACCTCGACCCGGCCCGCGTCCAGGCCCTGGGCCTCGGCGAAGGCGGCCAGCGGCGGCGCGAACAGCATCGCCAGTAGCAGGGCCAGCATCACGCCGCCGACGAGGATCAGACGGTTCCAGCGCTTGATGTCGCGGGGCCGGGGCTTGTCGTCGAAGATGTCCATCGTTTGGGGTCGCATGGCCGTCCGCCCTTTCAGAAGTTGGCCTGTTCGGCCTTGTCGGCGCGGATCACGTTGACCCCGCGCGCCCGGGCACCC
This window harbors:
- a CDS encoding HAD-IIIA family hydrolase — protein: MAPSADVPDLFAGDDDVWCQIVNRTPGPVRRGALFLDRDGVMVEEQPYLHRIEDACLVPGTVAAIRAANARAMPVVVVTNQGGIGLGKYDWADFARLQDWMWAQLAQADAFVNAILACPHHPKGRGLLRVSNHPDRKPNPGMLLRALEILPIDAGASWMVGDRVIDVQAAKAAGLAGAVHMRSSHQDSEAERGKAAALADAGFRVRACDDADTLTEALSPLWAQG
- a CDS encoding CpaF family protein is translated as MSFGRRDTSKVVALSAHRLPAPGDADPVPVAGQGDTLAGADPVPEPPVHDVEAAEEYRPETVARAIDKIWPSVRIGAKDLLSPDYSRGDRAACIGVILDAESRMSGDPLFEAERRDVITELLNRLMDLPGAGAAGGRATVLDPTGLAKERVQPLLMARMDVSKAAELPRAEMARQVTDLVAEILADEKLHLNLIEQRGLVTMLLNDMLGLGPLEPLLADDKVTDIMVNGPDQVYVERGGRLELADARFRDNAHVLNVAQRIVSAIGRRVDETSPLCDARLADGSRVNVIIPPLAIDGPSISIRKFAKQKITMEKMEQQNNLSPAMATVLRIAGRSRLNIIISGGTGSGKTTLLNALSRMIDPGERIVTIEDAAELQLQQPHVVRLETRPANLEGEGEITQRELVKNCLRMRPDRIILGEIRAGEALDMLQAMNTGHDGSLCTIHANRPREALTRLENMVAMAGVKLPNEAVRAQIAGAVNMIVQIARMRDGVRRITHITEVVGMEGEVVTTQDLFTFEFEGEDADGKLFGAFKSTGLRPAFAANAKYFGLEKALLEAMSQPDHMTQRAG
- a CDS encoding CpaD family pilus assembly lipoprotein, whose product is MNTPNRIYTKPRTAKTKPAAFVSAAKRKPTIWDRGVGGGCGGKGQAVGWRAGAHAGSTWAGLLCLILLGACDHIPDFKAYAPYDPPAARQPRVQPVAIAHKVAFPQGAVTLDATAGRDIDAFLARQKVDRADALEIAIPAGGGEIARGRAERIAAYLKLKRLAAGLVIDDDPKMAADTVRLVVHRYQVALPACPDWTDRSGVTHDNQPTGNWGCATAVNLGLMVANPGDLIWGRDGGPADGEAQVLGIQRYRKGETKPLLGGATSQAPAAGTGAPAGGEGAGK
- a CDS encoding type II secretion system F family protein, whose product is MSALDLIPGLGVADLITAMAALAAGFAVYAVWTALLVRDPMAQRIKNVGLHRDELRQAMLAAQGNRARRRETTVDFMRRVALRLKLLKTQQADAITLRLAQAGFRSKDALVIYLFAKLALPFVLGAVAVVLVYVANLWAMSGMMKLFVAIAAVVAGAYAPEVFVANIRQKRQQVLQKGLPDALDLLVICTEAGLALDAALTRVARETGPACPELAEELSICAVELGFLPDRRQALDNLSARTALASIRGVVNSLQQTEKYGTPLSLSLRVLSTEFRNDRMMRAEEKAARLPATLTVPLIMFILPALFVVLLGPAVISAIDGLGGLK
- a CDS encoding tetratricopeptide repeat protein codes for the protein MTAPSRTFRRIFLAATLLSVAACATDKVPTPDEIKQDNADSRARQLVRVGDASRAGGDSASALAFYQRAQAMRPDWDEPYRRTGETALALGMAEEAAAAYTRLTTLAPDDAAALLGLGQALVALDRPAEAADAFTRAQAAAPKDHRPLNGLGIARDLAGDHAGAQDFYRRGLALAPDSLSLKNNLGLSLALSGAYAEAIRVLGDAAKSPGAGPRGRQNLALVYGLSGDTDRAAKIGRLDLTESQVQSNLRRYEALRKLSDKARARAVHTGQGPDG
- a CDS encoding type II secretion system F family protein, with translation MEILLISLGVFVTFLTGWFGLGAGRSNRARILARRVAAVGPAKAMPSGRAAVTLRRDDGAGRGVEKSLGRLLPRTASLRKRLARTGKRMSVTGYLCVSAGLVAVVFVALFLVLHLHPVLSALSASAAGLLLPHLAVSTMAARRQNRFNNLFPDAIDLMVRGLRSGLPVTECIKAVGRELAEPVGVEFRRITDEVKFGAKINDALWAAAHRLDIPEFKFFVVSLSVQQETGGNLAETLANLSDILRRRRQMKLKIKAMSSEAKASAMILGSLPFIMFCIIYMMNPGYESLLFTDPRGRLILGGGLVAMGMGVFVMSRMVRFEI
- a CDS encoding MarR family transcriptional regulator, producing MSRTYSELTRLIERLHRRFLDVIRAELNRLGVRDLNGVQALLLANIGDEAMAIRDLVERGYYQGSNVSYNIKKLTDMGYLTQERSLHDKRSITVQLTDKARAVVKQVKALEDHNANAFSEYIDEPKVEEVCQALQRLERTWADYIHYGGE
- a CDS encoding type II and III secretion system protein family protein, with translation MRPQTMDIFDDKPRPRDIKRWNRLILVGGVMLALLLAMLFAPPLAAFAEAQGLDAGRVEVISPAGANIKMEVNKGRLVRLLRPASTVFIADPRIADVQVKSPSLVYLFAKAPGETTLYAVDQAERVLANVDITVGHNLSRLRDALAKLAPDHDVTVDSIDGALIVDGIVPSASKAEDIRRLAVSFAGAPENVINRLGVDAPNQVNLRVRVAEVSRDVDKQLGFNWSAVGSIGAFAFGVATANPFAANVISQTLTVNPGQFSAGNGKFTFDVNGVIDALEEEGLVTVLAEPNLTAMSGETASFLAGGEFPILVPEGNDRVVIEFKEFGVSLAFTPTISGDSRINLHVRPEVSQLSNANAVTLNNFQIPSLTTRRAETTVELGSGQSFAIAGLLQNNVTHSISEFPGLGDVPVLGSLFKSDRFQREESELVIIVTPYIVKPSPTRKLAAPTDGYQAPHDIERIIGGSTGRHADTPAKPRTVAKDGRALIGPVGFTFED